One stretch of Bombina bombina isolate aBomBom1 chromosome 7, aBomBom1.pri, whole genome shotgun sequence DNA includes these proteins:
- the POLR1G gene encoding DNA-directed RNA polymerase I subunit RPA34 isoform X2 yields the protein METAGERFTFQCPLNFEPAAKLDGTVTSDPDTEVWLIKAPADFTPESFTSHRISLSSNKTLKVTSDGIKRRFQVSASPCDEPLPCRAFLPQPGASQVKLTCAPAIQGIITVAETYKEPPALHPIPDRPPLTIPDGLQHRFQPFGAIPPKRVPDPLDSTPKIKKKSKKRKRQETVTDETK from the exons ATGGAGACCGCAG GGGAGAGATTTACCTTTCAGTGCCCCCTGAACTTTGAACCTGCCGCTAAGCTTGATGGGACAGTGACCTCTGACCCTGACACAGAAGTGTGGCTCATTAAGGCTCCTGCAGACTTCACCCCGGAGAG TTTTACGTCACATCGCATCTCGCTATCTAGTAACAAGACCCTGAAGGTGACGTCAGATGGCATCAAACGGCGATTCCAGGTCTCTGCCTCCCCGTGTGATGAGCCCCTCCCCTGCAGAGCTTTCCTGCCCCAGCCTGGGGCATCACAGGTTAAACTGACCTGCGCCCCAGCTATCCAAGGCATCATCACCGTAGCAGAAACCTACAAGGAGCCACCTGCCCTGCACCCCATCCCAGACCGGCCCCCCCTGACCATCCCAGACGGGCTACAACATCGCTTCCAACCCTTTGGGGCAATTCCACCCAAGCGGGTGCCGGATCCATTAGACTCAACCccaaagataaagaaaaaatcaaagaaACGCAAGCGACAAGAGACTGTGACGGATGaaactaaatga
- the POLR1G gene encoding DNA-directed RNA polymerase I subunit RPA34 isoform X1, with product MSEITERRVSMKDGERFTFQCPLNFEPAAKLDGTVTSDPDTEVWLIKAPADFTPESFTSHRISLSSNKTLKVTSDGIKRRFQVSASPCDEPLPCRAFLPQPGASQVKLTCAPAIQGIITVAETYKEPPALHPIPDRPPLTIPDGLQHRFQPFGAIPPKRVPDPLDSTPKIKKKSKKRKRQETVTDETK from the exons GGGAGAGATTTACCTTTCAGTGCCCCCTGAACTTTGAACCTGCCGCTAAGCTTGATGGGACAGTGACCTCTGACCCTGACACAGAAGTGTGGCTCATTAAGGCTCCTGCAGACTTCACCCCGGAGAG TTTTACGTCACATCGCATCTCGCTATCTAGTAACAAGACCCTGAAGGTGACGTCAGATGGCATCAAACGGCGATTCCAGGTCTCTGCCTCCCCGTGTGATGAGCCCCTCCCCTGCAGAGCTTTCCTGCCCCAGCCTGGGGCATCACAGGTTAAACTGACCTGCGCCCCAGCTATCCAAGGCATCATCACCGTAGCAGAAACCTACAAGGAGCCACCTGCCCTGCACCCCATCCCAGACCGGCCCCCCCTGACCATCCCAGACGGGCTACAACATCGCTTCCAACCCTTTGGGGCAATTCCACCCAAGCGGGTGCCGGATCCATTAGACTCAACCccaaagataaagaaaaaatcaaagaaACGCAAGCGACAAGAGACTGTGACGGATGaaactaaatga